The DNA segment GTAACCCCGATAATCTTTGTAGGAGGGGTTTGTAACCCCGATAAAGGGGAAAACCATGCCAGAGAAAATATCATGCCCATTTTGTGGGACCCACGTCGAAGTCGCTATCGAAAATTCGCCTGAGTGGTACCGCGATCCTTCCCTACCCGTCTACCGAATCGACTGTCAGGATAAATGTAGACGGTATTGGCTTGAAGCCATCTCTGACCCACACCCACAAATTGATCCCGCTATTCGTGCCTTCTTGGATTCACTCGACGATGAACAACGGACCTTTATATCCGAATCAACACGACACGCCTGTGACAACGGCATCTTGATAGTTTATAACAGCAAAATTCTACAATACCTTACCACCGACTGGCACTATGCAAAAGCGGCAGTTATGTTGTATGAATTCAATAACGTTTCATTCCGAATCAGTGGTGCTGGATTTGATACCGCGAATATGTTGTTTTTCGTAGATACTGAGGACGCACAATTCACACTGAGACTCTATAGAGCTGGAACGCCCGTCCATAAAATTCGATCTGAAATCTATTGGTTAAAGGCACTGTGGAACAATGGACAAATCAAGACTCTCTCACCCGTGCCTGGACGTGACGGGCAAACAATTCAATGTCCTTCCCCAAACGACCTCCCCTCGCGCTATGCGACTGTATACAATTGGATTCCGGGCGAGACGCTTAATACACTCCCCGCAGCAGAAAGGACACCAGAACTGATTCGGCGGCTCGGTATCATGATGGGACGTATGCACCG comes from the Candidatus Poribacteria bacterium genome and includes:
- a CDS encoding phosphotransferase, yielding MPEKISCPFCGTHVEVAIENSPEWYRDPSLPVYRIDCQDKCRRYWLEAISDPHPQIDPAIRAFLDSLDDEQRTFISESTRHACDNGILIVYNSKILQYLTTDWHYAKAAVMLYEFNNVSFRISGAGFDTANMLFFVDTEDAQFTLRLYRAGTPVHKIRSEIYWLKALWNNGQIKTLSPVPGRDGQTIQCPSPNDLPSRYATVYNWIPGETLNTLPAAERTPELIRRLGIMMGRMHRVSETLELPQWFTRPRYDSNWFISKIEEVLSSDNMHPSAEELTKLTSLRSRFSQFVAEQGEGRDVFGLIHSDLEPHNIIISDGQPYPIDVMDFGFGYYLSDILTISRHLSEDEGAIFFEGYQEIRSLPTDYPQQLALFAELRML